A region of Drosophila suzukii chromosome 2L, CBGP_Dsuzu_IsoJpt1.0, whole genome shotgun sequence DNA encodes the following proteins:
- the LOC108017471 gene encoding UPAR/Ly6 domain-containing protein bero: MALLASLFLLVTLASSARAITCYECDSVNNPGCGEQFAGDDISTTDCDEMANMRTLGVEATCLTKYFEGTPGDTRFVRRSCYFGDSSPISLNCDDGPDPVVPFMNFLGCTLCETDLCNAAPGTIALSLANVFIALGLLFLFTN, translated from the exons ATGGCGCTGCTTGCCTCGCTCTTTCTACTCGTCACGCTGGCCAGCTCAG CTCGGGCCATTACCTGCTACGAATGTGATTCCGTCAATAATCCAGGGTGTGGGGAGCAATTCGCTGGCGATGACATATCCACGACGGATTGCGATGAGATGGCGAACATGCGAACCCTAGGAGTGGAGGCCACCTGCCTTACCAAGTACTTTGAGGGAA CGCCTGGAGATACCCGCTTTGTGAGGCGCTCCTGCTACTTCGGCGACTCCTCCCCGATAAGCCTTAATTGCGATGACGGACCGGATCCTGTTGTGCCATTTATGAATTTCCTGGGATGTACGCTCTGCGAAACGGATCTGTGCAATGCAGCACCAGGGACAATCGCACTATCATTGGCAAATGTCTTTATAGCACTTGGTCTGCTTTTCCTATTTACCAACTAA
- the LOC108009985 gene encoding UPAR/Ly6 domain-containing protein CG9338, producing the protein MRQYLLLFGALIALLDTAYAIKCFACESVYDASCAEDFEVENYFKFDCAFMAPPRFLETDLLTVNATACLKRIFKENGVRKIVRGCYFGDVNATDVGCKMDPTLTAVQNSSCYVCDSENYCNGAVGPVDKWKIFGSLVLFLLAPQLL; encoded by the exons ATGCGGCAATATTTACTTTTGTTTGGCGCGCTCATAGCGCTGCTGGATACAG CTTACGCCATCAAGTGTTTCGCCTGCGAATCCGTCTACGACGCGAGTTGTGCCGAGGATTTCGAAGTAGAGAACTATTTCAAATTCGACTGCGCCTTCATGGCCCCGCCGCGGTTTTTGGAGACCGATCTGCTCACCGTGAATGCGACGGCCTGTTTAAAACGGATATTCAAAG AAAATGGCGTACGTAAGATCGTTAGAGGCTGCTATTTTGGCGATGTAAATGCCACCGATGTGGGTTGCAAAATGGATCCCACACTGACGGCGGTGCAGAATAGCAGTTGTTATGTGTGCGACAGCGAGAACTACTGCAATGGAGCGGTAGGACCAGTGgataaatggaaaatattcGGCAGTCTGGTCTTGTTTCTCTTGGCACCTCAACTACTATGA
- the LOC108008250 gene encoding UPAR/Ly6 domain-containing protein CG9338: MVSNVKLILAFTVLATLACTGYAIKCYQCDSLTNPKCGKDIKSDADLVLDCSRTAPPRFLQNFFPVRNATGCMKQTIEIPGNPQIVRSCYFGDLNNKQTGCQTDVSLTTNKLLSCEVCTENECNGSSSMAPIAGVILLFFGLARLLA; encoded by the exons ATGGTGTCAAATGTAAAACTGATCTTGGCTTTCACCGTCTTGGCCACTTTGGCCTGCACGG GTTATGCCATTAAGTGTTATCAGTGCGATTCCTTGACGAATCCCAAGTGTGGAAAGGATATAAAGTCCGATGCTGATCTGGTTTTGGATTGTTCCAGGACGGCGCCTCCACGATTCCTTCAAAACTTTTTCCCAGTTCGAAATGCAACCGGTTGCATGAAGCAGACAATCGAAA TTCCTGGTAACCCCCAGATCGTGAGGAGCTGCTACTTTGGTGACCTCAACAACAAACAGACCGGATGTCAGACCGATGTCAGCCTGACGACCAACAAGCTGCTGAGCTGCGAGGTCTGCACCGAGAACGAGTGCAACGGATCCTCCTCTATGGCTCCCATTGCCGGAGTTATCCTACTCTTCTTCGGGCTGGCTCGTCTATTGGCCTAA
- the bero gene encoding UPAR/Ly6 domain-containing protein bero: MVSALKCSLAMAVLISLACSAYALKCYQCESLTMPKCGLKFEADESLLIDCARIGPPRYLQNFFPLRNATGCMKKTLESVAGHPQIVRSCYFGDINNVQGGCQSDPSLPFVKQLGCDVCTKDECNGSSSLAPIAGAVLLFFGVARLLA; the protein is encoded by the exons ATGGTGTCCGCTCTGAAATGCAGTTTGGCCATGGCCGTTTTGATTAGTCTGGCCTGTTCAG CCTATGCCCTTAAGTGTTATCAATGCGAGTCCCTCACAATGCCAAAGTGTGGTCTGAAGTTCGAGGCGGATGAAAGCCTCCTGATCGATTGTGCCCGTATTGGACCCCCCCGCTACCTGCAGAACTTCTTCCCCCTCCGCAACGCCACTGGTTGCATGAAGAAAACTCTGGAGAGTG TGGCCGGACATCCGCAGATCGTGAGGAGCTGCTACTTTGGGGACATCAACAATGTCCAGGGTGGCTGCCAGTCGGACCCCTCCCTGCCCTTCGTGAAGCAACTGGGCTGTGACGTCTGCACCAAGGACGAGTGCAACGGATCCTCCTCCCTGGCCCCCATCGCCGGAGCCGTCCTCCTCTTCTTCGGAGTGGCTCGTCTGCTGGCCTAG
- the LOC108006067 gene encoding uncharacterized protein: MISKLIFIFPLLFVKAEATLGTQVISYDNKRMLQLIEDFNGTVSEQLYLVSATWGKLKADYPRDVAKIEDLEETLLHVVCRKDSNVTVRQHLQGYLIREQIREHLEILNTTDLFRQALESEEHELGKYQFAIGQHSRKFHCIFKPDQLNRVLARVLHRVYSLQSSTKLAAFFYQLYITGNRESYGLMIQAELMLYDRYKRGGEISQEFCRYMAKLWQSIQLEEFYSGLDQRIKQRLVDAVIDLLKYL, encoded by the coding sequence ATGATTagtaaattgatttttatattCCCTCTGCTGTTTGTAAAAGCTGAAGCCACTTTGGGAACGCAGGTGATCAGTTATGATAACAAACGGATGCTTCAGCTGATTGAGGACTTCAATGGAACCGTTTCCGAGCAGCTCTACCTGGTGTCAGCCACTTGGGGAAAACTGAAAGCCGACTACCCAAGGGATGTGGCCAAAATCGAGGACTTGGAGGAGACTCTGCTGCATGTGGTGTGTCGGAAGGATAGTAATGTCACAGTTCGTCAACATCTGCAGGGTTATCTCATTCGAGAGCAGATCCGCGAGCATCTGGAAATCCTAAATACCACTGATCTTTTTCGGCAAGCCCTGGAATCCGAGGAGCATGAACTGGGAAAGTATCAATTTGCCATCGGTCAGCATTCCCGTAAATTCCATTGTATTTTTAAGCCAGACCAATTGAACAGAGTTCTGGCTAGAGTGCTCCATAGGGTTTACAGCTTGCAGAGTTCCACAAAGCTGGCTGCGTTTTTTTACCAGCTCTACATCACCGGCAATCGGGAGTCCTATGGCTTAATGATCCAAGCTGAACTGATGCTCTACGATCGCTATAAGAGAGGTGGCGAAATCAGCCAGGAATTCTGCCGCTACATGGCAAAACTCTGGCAGAGCATCCAATTGGAGGAGTTCTATTCAGGTCTGGATCAAAGGATTAAGCAACGACTGGTTGATGCTGTTATTGACCTTCTAAAATACCTCTAA